One window of the Rhizorhabdus dicambivorans genome contains the following:
- a CDS encoding spinster family MFS transporter, translated as MHGKDVVDRPADAAYQWTGMRRHLTLALLCLTALFNIFDRQIMTILLEPIKIEFGASDTEMGLLAGSIFALFYAAASIPLGRLADRHSRRVLIAACLAAWSLMSAFGGVARTFVQLALTRVGVAIGEAGSTPASYAIIADLYPLRHRAKALSFYAAASSIGAGAAVMLGGWLVENFGWRTTLVAVGLPGLVLAALLLWLLKDPPRGLSDPLQAARPDAGHSMLSALRHFWTLRSYRWVLLAPAFCQVTLYGTLIWGPTFMLRVHGLSPSEVGLLFGGVTTIALVLGQLSGGMLADWMGSRDIRGYMRFSAAMAGIGIPAGLLFLFAANTGLAMVGFGLLSLAMAPITMCATVMAQSLVPPRMRATSSTALLLTATTFGVGFAPLFVGLSNDFLQPMLGGEAIRYSLAIVVGFLALSSISALIAAKWVCADYDRLQGETSAAG; from the coding sequence ATGCACGGGAAGGATGTGGTCGATCGGCCTGCGGACGCCGCTTATCAATGGACCGGAATGCGCCGACATCTGACCCTGGCGCTGCTGTGCCTGACGGCGCTGTTCAACATTTTCGACCGGCAGATCATGACGATCCTGCTGGAGCCGATAAAGATCGAATTCGGCGCCTCCGACACCGAGATGGGGCTGCTGGCCGGATCGATCTTCGCGCTGTTCTATGCGGCGGCGTCGATACCGCTGGGCCGTCTGGCGGATCGCCATTCGCGCCGTGTGCTGATCGCGGCCTGCCTGGCCGCATGGAGCCTGATGTCGGCGTTCGGCGGGGTGGCGCGGACCTTCGTCCAGCTGGCGCTGACCCGCGTCGGCGTGGCGATCGGGGAGGCGGGGTCGACACCCGCCAGCTATGCGATCATCGCCGATCTCTATCCGCTGCGGCATCGCGCCAAGGCGCTGTCCTTCTATGCCGCCGCTTCGTCGATCGGCGCGGGCGCGGCGGTGATGCTGGGCGGATGGCTGGTCGAGAATTTCGGCTGGCGGACGACGCTGGTCGCGGTCGGCCTGCCGGGCCTGGTGCTGGCGGCGCTGCTGCTGTGGCTGCTGAAGGATCCGCCGCGGGGATTGTCCGACCCGCTTCAGGCGGCGCGGCCGGACGCGGGGCATTCGATGCTGTCGGCGCTGCGGCATTTCTGGACGCTGCGCAGCTATCGCTGGGTGCTGCTGGCCCCGGCATTCTGCCAGGTGACGCTGTACGGGACGCTGATCTGGGGGCCGACCTTCATGCTGCGCGTCCATGGCCTGAGCCCGAGCGAGGTGGGGCTGCTGTTCGGCGGAGTCACCACGATCGCGCTGGTGCTGGGCCAGCTGTCCGGCGGCATGCTGGCCGACTGGATGGGGAGCCGCGACATCCGGGGCTATATGCGCTTCTCCGCCGCGATGGCGGGCATCGGCATTCCTGCCGGCCTGCTGTTCCTGTTCGCGGCGAACACCGGGCTGGCGATGGTCGGCTTCGGCCTGCTCAGCCTTGCCATGGCGCCGATCACGATGTGCGCGACGGTGATGGCGCAGAGCCTGGTGCCGCCACGGATGCGGGCGACCTCCTCGACGGCGCTGCTGCTGACCGCGACGACCTTCGGCGTCGGGTTCGCGCCGCTGTTCGTCGGCCTCTCGAACGATTTCCTGCAGCCGATGCTGGGCGGGGAAGCGATCCGCTATTCGCTCGCCATCGTGGTCGGCTTCCTGGCGCTGAGTTCGATCTCCGCGCTGATCGCGGCTAAATGGGTCTGCGCCGATTATGATCGGCTGCAGGGGGAGACGTCCGCCGCCGGGTGA
- a CDS encoding MFS transporter, which yields MRGYLDRRMSEREARGGDPRWITLAGCFLCYGFDAVDFMILALALPAIVQDFNLSLGEAGLIGTAGMIGVGISSVLLGWYADNHGRRPALIASVLIFAIFTMAVAVARGWNDMMLLRLLAGLGLGGVWGIVSALINETWPPHLRARASSFVLSAWPVGFILAALLAHMLLPAYGWRGLFLSGGLALAAALFVLLFVPESGVWRQEKARRRTIHAHGGVSLKDIFTEGRWRRTMLATAIAACSLTGYWGTNTWLPTYLVKERGLDPGAMTTFLIVMNIGMFVGYQFFGYVADRIGAKKTILFCFAATTILLPVYALIRDLSLLLWFGPVVALFFAYFGIFGAYFSALFPPHIRSTGAGFCFNVGRGISAFAPYVLGEIAMSFSLSTSIALCGIFFFLAGALMIFMPEAGAAAREAGPTPSRPAGQAA from the coding sequence ATGCGGGGGTATCTGGACAGGCGCATGTCGGAACGCGAGGCCAGGGGCGGGGATCCGCGCTGGATCACCCTAGCCGGCTGCTTCCTCTGCTATGGCTTCGACGCCGTCGATTTCATGATCCTGGCGCTGGCGCTTCCCGCGATCGTCCAGGATTTCAACCTGAGCCTCGGCGAGGCCGGGCTGATCGGCACCGCCGGCATGATCGGCGTCGGCATCAGCAGCGTCCTGCTCGGCTGGTATGCCGACAACCATGGCCGCCGCCCCGCCCTGATTGCCAGCGTCCTGATCTTCGCCATCTTCACCATGGCCGTGGCCGTGGCGCGTGGGTGGAACGACATGATGCTGCTCCGCCTGCTCGCCGGCCTGGGGCTGGGCGGCGTATGGGGAATCGTGTCGGCGCTGATCAACGAGACCTGGCCGCCCCATTTGCGGGCACGTGCCAGTTCCTTCGTGCTCAGCGCCTGGCCGGTCGGTTTCATCCTCGCCGCCCTTCTCGCCCATATGCTGCTGCCCGCTTATGGCTGGCGGGGGCTGTTCCTCTCCGGCGGGCTGGCGCTGGCGGCCGCGCTGTTCGTCCTGCTCTTCGTGCCCGAATCCGGCGTGTGGCGGCAGGAGAAGGCCCGGCGCCGGACGATCCACGCCCATGGCGGCGTCTCCCTGAAGGACATCTTCACCGAAGGCCGCTGGCGCCGCACCATGCTCGCGACCGCGATCGCGGCCTGTTCGCTCACCGGCTACTGGGGCACCAACACCTGGCTGCCGACCTATCTGGTCAAGGAGCGCGGCCTTGATCCCGGCGCGATGACGACCTTCCTGATCGTCATGAACATCGGCATGTTCGTGGGATACCAGTTCTTCGGCTATGTCGCCGATCGGATCGGCGCGAAGAAGACGATCCTGTTCTGCTTTGCCGCAACCACGATCCTGCTGCCGGTCTACGCCCTGATCCGGGATCTGTCCCTGCTGCTCTGGTTCGGTCCGGTGGTGGCGCTGTTCTTCGCCTATTTCGGGATCTTCGGGGCCTATTTCTCGGCCCTGTTCCCGCCGCACATCCGCTCGACCGGCGCGGGCTTCTGCTTCAATGTGGGTCGCGGCATCTCGGCCTTCGCCCCCTATGTGCTGGGCGAGATCGCGATGTCGTTCAGCCTGTCGACCAGCATCGCGCTCTGCGGCATCTTCTTCTTCCTCGCGGGGGCGCTGATGATCTTCATGCCGGAGGCCGGAGCCGCCGCGCGCGAGGCCGGACCTACGCCATCCCGGCCGGCCGGCCAGGCCGCCTGA
- a CDS encoding gamma carbonic anhydrase family protein has protein sequence MMDRVSIMPFHGKSPKIDPTAWIAPGCSIIGDVEIGPGASIWFNCVLRGDANAIRIGARSNIQDGSVIHCDAAEGGSPGYPTLIGDDVLVGHMAMLHGCTLMSGSFVGIGAIAMDGSVIEGGGMLAAGAMLTPNKHIGPNELWTGRPARLLRTLGDADVARNRRFVTHYAELAQEYRQAAS, from the coding sequence ATGATGGACCGCGTCAGCATCATGCCGTTCCACGGCAAGTCGCCGAAGATCGATCCGACCGCGTGGATCGCCCCCGGCTGCAGCATCATCGGCGATGTCGAGATCGGGCCGGGCGCCAGCATCTGGTTCAACTGCGTGCTGCGCGGCGATGCCAACGCCATCCGCATCGGCGCGCGATCGAACATCCAGGATGGCAGCGTGATCCATTGCGATGCGGCCGAAGGCGGCAGCCCCGGATATCCGACGCTGATCGGCGACGATGTATTGGTGGGGCATATGGCGATGCTCCATGGCTGCACCCTGATGTCGGGCAGCTTCGTCGGCATCGGCGCGATCGCGATGGACGGCAGCGTGATAGAGGGCGGCGGCATGCTCGCGGCCGGCGCCATGCTGACGCCCAACAAGCATATCGGGCCGAACGAGCTGTGGACGGGGCGGCCGGCCAGGCTGCTCCGCACGCTGGGCGATGCCGATGTCGCCAGGAACCGCAGGTTCGTCACCCATTATGCCGAACTCGCGCAGGAATATCGGCAAGCGGCAAGTTGA
- a CDS encoding LysR family transcriptional regulator, translating to MRHLEIFQQVTQHGGFNRAAAHLHIAQSALSRHVQQLEADLGVALFERSGRGVQLTPAGEILAQRVDSLLRQFRQTRDELVSKADIPQGELAIGLPPSMQGIATRLLAEYRKAHPDVAMTVKVSTSIELREWLLSGAVDVAIFGILEPETVLESYPFQRDQVYALGAAGSELTGQAIDMRAFAKLPLILTSRPNSMRLLVDHAAQRLNLSLDIVMDVNSIPLLIDLVGTGLGYTALPSSAVLQLQDDERFTCSPLKQMSYSWTISNSRERPLSAAGRRFRSMVLDLAGDRDIVHALPDRAIV from the coding sequence ATGCGTCACCTGGAGATATTCCAGCAGGTGACCCAACATGGCGGCTTCAATCGCGCCGCCGCCCATCTGCACATCGCCCAGTCGGCGCTCAGCCGCCATGTCCAGCAGCTGGAGGCGGATCTGGGCGTGGCGCTGTTCGAGCGCAGCGGGCGCGGCGTGCAATTGACCCCGGCCGGCGAAATCCTGGCCCAACGCGTCGATTCCCTGCTGCGCCAGTTCCGCCAGACCCGCGACGAACTCGTGTCGAAGGCCGATATCCCGCAGGGCGAACTGGCGATCGGCCTGCCGCCGTCGATGCAGGGCATCGCGACCCGCCTGCTTGCCGAATATCGCAAGGCCCACCCCGATGTCGCGATGACCGTCAAGGTGAGCACCAGCATAGAATTGCGCGAATGGCTGCTCAGCGGCGCGGTGGACGTGGCGATATTCGGTATCCTCGAGCCGGAAACCGTGCTGGAATCCTACCCGTTCCAGCGCGATCAGGTCTATGCGCTGGGTGCGGCGGGCTCCGAACTGACCGGCCAGGCGATCGACATGCGGGCCTTCGCGAAATTGCCGCTGATCCTGACGAGCCGGCCGAACAGCATGCGCCTGCTGGTCGATCATGCCGCCCAGCGGCTCAATCTCTCGCTGGACATCGTGATGGACGTCAATTCCATCCCGCTGCTGATCGATCTGGTCGGCACCGGGCTGGGCTATACCGCGCTGCCGTCCAGCGCGGTCCTCCAACTGCAGGACGATGAGCGGTTCACCTGTTCGCCGCTCAAGCAGATGTCCTACAGCTGGACGATCAGCAATTCGCGCGAACGCCCCCTGTCCGCGGCGGGGCGGCGTTTCCGCAGCATGGTGCTCGATCTCGCCGGCGATCGCGACATCGTCCACGCCCTGCCGGATCGCGCGATCGTCTGA
- a CDS encoding 2-hydroxyacid dehydrogenase, with protein MLARVALLGEVDARTFAVLDDRYGVVRMRSGAVANKRALAACEVLVTNGLQGVTADELDRFPALKLVASLGSGVDTDALGECRARGLQVTNTPGVLAEDVADLALGLLIAAVRRICVGHDFVRNGRWPAGRMPLTGSLRGARVGMIGLGKTGRALARRLVACGVEMSYHCYRTKSDIDYRFWPDLIEMAKYSTILVACCPGGDATRGIVSREVLSAIGPRGTFVNVGHGSVVDEPAMIELLETGRLGAAALDVFADEPNVPEALMALDNVVLQPHQGSATADARHAMSNQLIDNIEALFAGRALLSPVDDDGAGDY; from the coding sequence ATGCTGGCTAGGGTCGCTTTGCTGGGGGAGGTCGACGCACGGACGTTCGCGGTTCTCGACGATCGCTATGGCGTGGTTCGGATGCGATCGGGGGCTGTCGCCAACAAGCGGGCGCTGGCCGCCTGCGAGGTGCTGGTGACGAACGGGCTGCAGGGCGTCACCGCCGACGAGCTGGATCGCTTCCCCGCCCTGAAACTTGTCGCCAGCCTGGGCAGCGGCGTCGACACCGACGCGCTGGGCGAATGCCGCGCGCGGGGACTCCAGGTGACGAACACGCCGGGCGTGCTGGCCGAGGACGTCGCCGATCTGGCGCTGGGCCTGCTGATCGCGGCGGTGCGGCGGATCTGCGTTGGGCATGATTTCGTTCGCAACGGGCGGTGGCCCGCCGGGCGCATGCCGCTGACGGGATCGTTGCGCGGCGCCCGCGTCGGCATGATCGGTCTTGGCAAGACCGGCCGCGCTTTGGCCCGCCGGCTCGTCGCCTGCGGGGTCGAGATGTCCTATCATTGCTATCGGACCAAATCCGACATCGATTATCGTTTCTGGCCCGATCTGATCGAGATGGCCAAATATTCGACGATCCTGGTGGCCTGCTGCCCGGGGGGTGATGCGACGCGCGGTATCGTCTCGCGCGAGGTGCTGAGCGCGATCGGGCCGCGCGGAACCTTCGTCAATGTGGGCCATGGCAGCGTGGTCGACGAACCGGCGATGATCGAATTGCTCGAAACCGGCCGGCTGGGCGCGGCGGCGCTCGACGTCTTCGCGGACGAGCCGAACGTGCCCGAGGCGCTGATGGCGCTCGACAATGTCGTGCTGCAGCCGCACCAGGGAAGCGCGACCGCCGACGCCCGCCACGCCATGAGCAACCAGCTGATCGATAATATCGAGGCGCTTTTCGCCGGGCGCGCGCTGCTGAGCCCTGTCGATGACGACGGGGCCGGCGATTACTGA